The Juglans microcarpa x Juglans regia isolate MS1-56 chromosome 2S, Jm3101_v1.0, whole genome shotgun sequence genome has a window encoding:
- the LOC121252432 gene encoding protein OS-9 homolog isoform X4 — translation MKMKVLWWLILLSYTLCHRAFADQIFPGHVAGGTFGHSFREPKYKIEFHAEDSPFHPDDDQESVVMPNKNGENFICFLPKLEKAKSGKPVTQLNTSSMIMESEKRIKLKTPDELLEILKDRCFIRQEGWWSYEFCYQKKLRQVHSEDDKVVQEFILGEYNAEATAAFNQNISEISTLKDPRSKDASQRYHAHQYTNGTMCDLTNQPRETEVRFVCSESRAMISSLTELSTCKYALTVQCPTLCKHQLFQEERPVWHTIA, via the exons atgaagatgaaggtaTTGTGGTGGCTGATCCTGCTTTCATACACCCTGTGTCACCGTGCATTTGCCGATCAGATCTTCCCTGGTCATGTAG CAGGTGGCACATTTGGTCACAGCTTTCGTGAACCGAAGTACAAGATTGAATTCCATGCAGAAGATTCCCCGTTTCATCCC GATGATGATCAGGAGTCTGTGGTTATGCCAAATAAAAATGGAGagaattttatatgttttttgcCTAAGCTGGAGAAAGCCAAGAGTGGAAAGCCTGTTACTCAGCTCAATACAAGCAGCATGATTATGGAATCTGAGAAGCGGATAAAACTGAAGACACCTGATGAACTGCTTGAAATATTGAAGGACCGATGTTTTATCCGA CAAGAAGGTTGGTGGTCATATGAATTTTGCTATCAGAAGAAGTTGCGTCAAGTTCATTCGGAGGATGATAAG GTGGTTCAGGAGTTCATATTAGGCGAATACAATGCAGAGGCCACAGCTGCTTTTAACCAGAATATCTCTGAAATTTCTACACTGAAAGATCCCCGCTCCAAAGATGCATCCCAAAG GTATCATGCTCATCAGTATACAAATGGAACCATGTGTGACCTTACTAATCAGCCACGAGAGACTGAG GTGAGGTTTGTATGCTCGGAGTCTAGAGCAATGATTAGTTCTCTTACAGAGCTATCCACTTGCAAGTATGCACTCACAGTTCAATGTCCAACGCTTTGCAAGCACCa